The following coding sequences lie in one Niabella agricola genomic window:
- a CDS encoding ATP-grasp domain-containing protein, which produces MKKIGILFGKERSFPEAFVQRVNSKGIDGIVAEPVRIDKALQGQPSGYAVIIDRISQDVPFYRTWLKNAAVTGTAVINNPFWWSADDKYFNNCLMTQIGIPVPKTAILPSHDRPDDTSDESFSNLAYPLDWEGIFREVGFPAYMKPFAGGGWKNVYKLHDKEEFFEKHRETGQLVMLLQEEIVFEEYYRCYCIGGKHVRIMPYEPRNPHHLRYVADFTPTAEKLQEMTDIVLKINRHLGYDFNTVELALRNGVPYAIDFCNPAPDADIKSVGAENFEWVVETAANYAIEKALGNNGGDNLTWGEYVKRSAGK; this is translated from the coding sequence ATGAAAAAAATCGGAATTCTATTTGGAAAGGAACGCTCTTTCCCTGAAGCATTTGTGCAGCGGGTTAATAGCAAAGGTATCGACGGAATCGTGGCAGAACCTGTGCGTATTGACAAGGCGCTGCAAGGCCAGCCCTCAGGCTACGCAGTTATTATTGACCGCATCAGCCAGGATGTACCGTTTTATCGTACCTGGCTGAAGAATGCCGCGGTAACGGGTACGGCGGTGATCAACAATCCTTTCTGGTGGAGCGCTGATGATAAATATTTCAACAATTGCCTGATGACGCAGATCGGCATTCCCGTGCCCAAAACGGCGATCCTCCCTTCGCATGACCGGCCGGATGATACCTCCGACGAATCGTTCAGCAACCTTGCCTATCCACTCGATTGGGAAGGGATTTTCCGGGAAGTAGGTTTTCCCGCCTATATGAAACCTTTTGCCGGAGGCGGCTGGAAAAATGTGTACAAACTACATGACAAGGAGGAGTTTTTTGAAAAGCACCGGGAAACGGGTCAGTTGGTAATGCTGTTGCAGGAAGAAATTGTTTTTGAAGAATATTACCGTTGTTATTGCATCGGAGGAAAACACGTGCGCATTATGCCCTATGAGCCCCGCAACCCGCACCACCTGCGTTATGTAGCCGATTTTACGCCAACCGCAGAAAAGCTGCAGGAGATGACAGATATTGTGCTGAAAATAAACAGGCACCTGGGCTACGATTTTAACACCGTAGAACTGGCATTGCGGAATGGCGTGCCCTATGCGATCGATTTCTGTAACCCCGCCCCGGACGCGGACATAAAGAGCGTGGGCGCTGAAAATTTTGAATGGGTGGTGGAAACCGCAGCGAACTATGCTATCGAGAAAGCGTTGGGTAACAACGGAGGCGATAACCTGACCTGGGGAGAATATGTAAAGAGAAGTGCAGGGAAATGA
- a CDS encoding alpha/beta hydrolase yields the protein MNMVKELDYLTERATVLSAFLKRGVTVDFYLPTGVDDLSGLSLLMINDGQDLPVMGLQQLLSGLYANGLISPVLCVGITAGPDRKREYGVAAEADYLGRGDLATAYTRFVLEELIPYILDKYHVRDFKERAFAGFSLGGLSALDIVWNHPEVFSKTGIFSGSLWWRSKDQEDATYDDDRDRIMQQQIRHGIYKPGLKFFLQCGLMDEAHDRNNNGVIDAVDDTRDIVKELMKKGYRPEDVSYLELDDGRHDVATWGKAMPVFLKWGWGR from the coding sequence ATGAATATGGTAAAGGAACTGGACTATTTAACAGAGCGGGCAACCGTTTTATCTGCGTTTCTGAAGAGAGGAGTAACTGTCGATTTTTACCTCCCAACCGGGGTAGATGACCTGTCTGGCCTTAGCCTGTTGATGATCAATGATGGTCAGGACCTGCCCGTGATGGGGCTGCAGCAATTACTGAGCGGGTTATATGCTAATGGTTTGATTTCTCCGGTTCTTTGTGTGGGCATTACCGCCGGGCCAGATCGGAAACGGGAATATGGGGTAGCGGCGGAAGCAGATTATCTGGGCCGGGGCGACCTGGCTACAGCATATACCCGTTTTGTTCTTGAAGAACTGATTCCCTATATCCTGGATAAATACCATGTGCGGGACTTTAAAGAGCGGGCGTTCGCCGGCTTCTCGTTGGGCGGGCTGAGCGCGCTGGACATAGTATGGAACCACCCGGAAGTGTTTTCAAAAACGGGGATTTTTTCCGGATCACTCTGGTGGCGGAGCAAAGATCAGGAAGATGCGACCTATGACGATGACCGGGATCGCATCATGCAGCAGCAGATTCGCCACGGGATCTACAAACCGGGATTAAAGTTCTTTTTGCAATGCGGCCTGATGGATGAAGCGCATGACCGCAATAACAATGGCGTCATTGATGCAGTGGACGATACCCGTGATATTGTAAAAGAATTAATGAAAAAAGGCTACAGACCGGAAGACGTGTCCTACCTGGAGCTGGACGATGGCAGGCATGATGTGGCCACCTGGGGAAAAGCCATGCCGGTATTTCTAAAATGGGGATGGGGAAGATAA